One genomic window of Planctomycetota bacterium includes the following:
- a CDS encoding PQQ-binding-like beta-propeller repeat protein yields the protein MRKLLGLLLLTAGTALTAQAGDWTDFRGPGRTGRTSETGVPQQWSPSEHVRWRMPLPGPGNSSPVVAGDTVFVTCASERGKQRGTYAFDRQSGKQRWQQVVSFLEEDPTHGTNPYCGSSPAVAGGRVVVWHGSAGVHCYSATDGQALWSRDLGLFRHIWGYGSSPVIDGKLVYLNCGPGARQFVIALELESGKTVWQQDVPGGDAGEENRGDGEKPLWTGSWSTPVVATIDARRQVLVSLPRFVQAYDAANGEPTWRVDGLGDLVYTDIVLGDGVAVAMGGYHGPAIGFKLGGSGNTTETNRLWRQTSRNPQRIGSGVIVDGLLYIANEIGLAQCLDPKTGVDRWKARLPGSKLWGSTIFADGRLYTTNQEGTTIVWTPNAERLEVLAENRLGEHSNSTPAFSNGQVFLRTYEHLYCVEN from the coding sequence ATGCGTAAGCTCCTTGGTCTGCTGCTGTTGACCGCCGGGACGGCTTTGACCGCCCAGGCGGGTGACTGGACCGATTTTCGCGGCCCTGGCCGAACCGGCCGCACGTCCGAAACCGGCGTCCCCCAGCAATGGAGCCCGTCGGAACATGTCCGCTGGCGGATGCCCCTGCCGGGCCCCGGCAACAGCAGCCCCGTCGTGGCCGGCGACACGGTCTTTGTCACCTGCGCCAGCGAGCGCGGCAAGCAACGGGGGACGTACGCCTTTGATCGACAGTCGGGCAAGCAGCGCTGGCAGCAAGTCGTCTCGTTCCTGGAGGAAGATCCGACGCACGGCACGAACCCTTACTGCGGCTCGTCCCCGGCGGTCGCCGGCGGTCGCGTGGTCGTCTGGCACGGCTCGGCCGGGGTGCATTGCTACTCGGCCACCGATGGCCAGGCGCTCTGGTCGCGCGACCTCGGGTTGTTCCGGCACATCTGGGGCTATGGCTCGTCGCCGGTCATCGACGGCAAGCTGGTCTACCTGAACTGCGGACCCGGCGCGCGGCAGTTCGTCATCGCCTTGGAACTCGAATCGGGCAAGACCGTCTGGCAACAAGACGTCCCCGGCGGCGACGCCGGCGAAGAGAACCGGGGCGACGGCGAGAAGCCGTTGTGGACTGGTTCGTGGAGCACGCCGGTCGTGGCCACGATCGACGCCCGGCGGCAGGTGCTGGTCTCGCTGCCGCGCTTTGTCCAAGCCTATGACGCCGCCAACGGCGAGCCGACCTGGCGCGTCGACGGACTGGGTGACCTGGTTTACACCGACATCGTCCTGGGGGACGGCGTCGCCGTGGCGATGGGGGGCTATCACGGCCCGGCTATTGGTTTCAAGCTCGGCGGCTCGGGCAACACCACCGAGACGAATCGCCTTTGGCGACAGACCTCGCGCAATCCGCAGCGCATCGGCTCGGGCGTGATCGTCGATGGGCTGCTGTACATCGCCAACGAGATCGGTCTGGCTCAGTGCCTTGATCCCAAGACCGGCGTCGATCGCTGGAAGGCGCGCCTGCCGGGGAGCAAACTCTGGGGCTCGACCATCTTTGCCGATGGCCGGCTGTACACGACCAATCAGGAGGGGACGACCATCGTCTGGACGCCGAATGCCGAGCGGCTGGAAGTGCTGGCCGAGAATCGCTTGGGCGAGCACAGCAATTCCACGCCCGCCTTCTCGAACGGCCAGGTCTTCCTGCGCACGTACGAGCACTTGTACTGCGTCGAGAACTGA
- a CDS encoding sugar phosphate isomerase/epimerase, with the protein MARLSINELTTFRWTFDQDVQQLIAGGFKSIGVWRHKLDDFGRERGVDLLASSGLEVSNLAWAGGFTASDGRTLRESIDDALDAIALAAELRAATLLVYSGPRAGHTNAHARRLFREALKQLVPAAEQQGVTLALKPVHALMATEWSFLVGLDEPLALVQEFNSPRLKLAIDTYQTPWDDKGQQQLAAAAPHVALVQLADGRAPTYCEERHTPLGEGEAPLLSLIAALERGGYRGDYDVVLMGLEVPPDDYPTLLRKTHSTFKQLLPVASSIRESA; encoded by the coding sequence ATGGCACGGTTGTCGATTAACGAACTTACGACGTTTCGCTGGACGTTCGATCAGGATGTTCAGCAACTCATTGCCGGCGGTTTCAAATCGATCGGCGTTTGGCGGCACAAGCTCGACGATTTCGGTCGCGAACGGGGCGTCGACTTGCTGGCCAGCAGCGGTCTGGAAGTGTCGAACCTGGCCTGGGCCGGCGGCTTCACGGCCAGCGACGGACGGACGCTCCGCGAGTCGATCGACGATGCGCTCGACGCCATCGCGCTGGCGGCCGAGCTGCGGGCCGCCACGCTGCTGGTTTACTCGGGTCCGCGCGCGGGGCATACCAACGCGCACGCCCGGCGGCTGTTTCGCGAAGCGCTGAAGCAGCTTGTTCCCGCCGCCGAACAACAGGGGGTGACCTTGGCGCTCAAGCCGGTGCATGCCCTGATGGCCACCGAATGGTCCTTCCTGGTCGGGCTCGACGAGCCCTTGGCGCTGGTCCAGGAGTTCAACAGCCCGCGGCTCAAGCTGGCGATCGACACGTACCAGACGCCGTGGGACGACAAGGGACAGCAACAACTGGCGGCCGCCGCGCCGCACGTGGCGCTGGTGCAATTGGCCGACGGGCGCGCGCCGACCTACTGTGAAGAGCGGCACACGCCGTTGGGCGAAGGGGAAGCGCCGCTATTGTCGCTGATCGCGGCCCTCGAAAGGGGCGGCTACCGGGGAGATTACGACGTGGTGCTGATGGGGCTGGAAGTCCCGCCCGACGACTACCCGACGCTGCTGCGCAAAACGCACTCGACGTTCAAGCAGTTGCTTCCCGTCGCCAGCAGCATCCGCGAAAGCGCTTGA
- a CDS encoding DedA family protein, which produces MFDLLEHGSYAGIILVLVLTGAGLPIPEEVFVIGAGIASSHAKLNWALALPACLVGALLGDLMTYSIGRHFGRTLLRDHHWFIRYMTPAREREIEARIHQYGMRVFFLSRFMPGLRSPVYLTAGIVRYPFWKFVVVDSICAATVICTFFGLSFFFADRITQWWPVIQRAEVGLTVLVILAIIVAVGYFYWRHRRKVVQEPLWRVDARGVAEPDGTASVPLRDTEPAAAAGEAPLAGGKKHGDAIE; this is translated from the coding sequence ATGTTCGATTTGCTTGAGCACGGCTCGTACGCTGGCATCATCCTGGTACTGGTGCTCACGGGGGCCGGGCTGCCCATTCCTGAGGAAGTGTTCGTGATCGGCGCTGGCATTGCCAGCAGCCACGCCAAGCTGAACTGGGCGTTGGCCTTGCCGGCGTGCCTGGTGGGGGCGCTGCTAGGGGACTTGATGACCTACAGCATCGGCCGCCATTTTGGCCGGACGTTGCTGCGCGACCATCACTGGTTCATTCGCTACATGACCCCCGCTCGCGAACGGGAAATCGAAGCTCGCATCCATCAATACGGCATGCGGGTTTTCTTTCTGTCCCGGTTCATGCCCGGTTTGCGCTCGCCGGTCTATCTGACGGCGGGGATTGTCCGGTATCCGTTCTGGAAGTTCGTGGTTGTCGATTCGATCTGCGCCGCGACGGTGATTTGCACCTTTTTCGGCCTGAGCTTCTTTTTCGCCGATCGAATCACCCAGTGGTGGCCGGTCATTCAACGCGCCGAGGTCGGGCTGACCGTGCTAGTGATCTTGGCGATTATCGTCGCCGTGGGTTACTTTTACTGGCGTCATCGCCGGAAAGTGGTGCAAGAACCATTATGGCGAGTCGACGCGCGGGGAGTGGCCGAGCCGGACGGGACGGCCAGCGTGCCATTGCGCGACACCGAGCCGGCGGCCGCGGCCGGCGAGGCTCCGCTGGCGGGAGGGAAGAAACATGGCGACGCAATTGAATAA
- a CDS encoding FAD:protein FMN transferase: MTEPPQSNRREFLTGRAGARVVRQTLDQMIERANESLDGVLDDTGAGDPYLVKLGRRAMACEFELYLNAGQYPQGVEAGINALDLVEQLEAQLTVYRETSEIMHLNRTAHDAPQEVEPQLFALLERAVELWRETGGAYDITAGPLSRVWGFSRRAGAIPEPSALAEALAPVGSQHLELNRETRTLRMNVPRMEINLGSIGKGYALDRSAQWLTAADVNDFLWHGGQSSVLARGCGASSAALGGWLVGLQHPVGPKRRLAEVVLRNRALATSGASVQYFRYQGRRYGHILDPRTGWPAEQVFSATVVAPTAAEADALSTAFYVLGVDAASDYCDRHPEVGALFVYPSPSGSKTELAIIGLEPDEYRLCI, translated from the coding sequence GTGACCGAGCCGCCGCAAAGCAACCGACGCGAGTTCCTTACCGGTCGGGCCGGCGCGCGCGTGGTCCGGCAAACGCTCGATCAAATGATCGAGCGGGCCAACGAATCGCTCGATGGCGTCCTTGACGACACGGGTGCTGGGGATCCTTACCTGGTCAAGCTCGGCCGCCGCGCGATGGCCTGTGAATTCGAATTGTACCTGAACGCTGGGCAATACCCCCAAGGCGTGGAAGCCGGCATCAACGCGCTCGACCTGGTCGAGCAACTCGAAGCGCAGCTCACCGTCTATCGCGAGACCAGCGAGATCATGCACCTGAACCGCACGGCTCACGACGCGCCCCAGGAGGTCGAGCCCCAGTTGTTCGCGCTGCTGGAGCGGGCGGTCGAACTGTGGCGAGAAACGGGCGGCGCGTACGACATCACCGCCGGGCCGTTGAGCCGCGTCTGGGGCTTTTCACGCCGCGCGGGCGCGATCCCCGAGCCGAGTGCGCTCGCCGAAGCGCTCGCGCCCGTCGGCAGCCAGCACTTGGAACTGAACCGCGAGACACGCACGCTGCGCATGAACGTGCCGCGGATGGAAATCAACCTCGGGAGCATCGGCAAGGGCTACGCGCTCGATCGCTCGGCCCAATGGCTGACCGCGGCCGATGTGAACGACTTCCTCTGGCACGGCGGGCAAAGCAGCGTCCTGGCCCGCGGCTGTGGCGCGTCGTCGGCGGCGCTGGGCGGCTGGTTGGTCGGCCTGCAACATCCGGTTGGCCCCAAACGTCGTTTGGCCGAGGTCGTGTTGCGCAATCGCGCGCTGGCGACCTCGGGGGCCAGCGTGCAATACTTTCGCTATCAGGGCCGGCGCTATGGACACATTTTGGATCCGCGCACGGGCTGGCCGGCCGAGCAAGTTTTTTCGGCCACGGTCGTCGCCCCCACCGCGGCCGAGGCCGACGCGCTGTCGACGGCGTTCTATGTGCTGGGGGTCGACGCGGCCAGCGACTATTGCGACCGGCATCCCGAAGTGGGGGCGCTGTTCGTCTATCCCAGTCCAAGCGGCAGCAAGACCGAGCTGGCGATCATCGGGCTCGAGCCGGACGAATATCGGCTGTGCATTTAA
- a CDS encoding flavin reductase: MNDAIAATFDAVNRLGNRPVWLITAAHGGARSGLTATWVAPVSLDTASPLFLISLAVSHFTTELIERSGAAVIHLLGAQGSRLAWQFAACSGRAADKFAGVATTAAPSSLPVVDGALAWFDCRVIDRHHTGDRVFLWLEPVAVSPASSAGAPLVEQDFFAALSPTERDTLRQNMQVDIARLTPLRAAWRDRLRTSFALAQ, from the coding sequence ATGAACGACGCAATCGCCGCCACGTTCGACGCCGTCAATCGGCTTGGCAACCGACCGGTCTGGCTGATCACCGCGGCCCACGGCGGCGCGCGAAGTGGCCTGACCGCCACCTGGGTCGCGCCGGTGTCGCTCGACACCGCGAGCCCGTTGTTCCTCATCTCGCTGGCCGTCAGCCACTTCACCACCGAGCTGATCGAGCGAAGCGGAGCCGCGGTGATTCACCTGCTCGGCGCGCAAGGAAGTCGGCTGGCGTGGCAATTCGCCGCCTGCTCGGGCCGTGCTGCCGACAAGTTCGCCGGCGTCGCCACCACTGCCGCGCCGTCGTCGCTTCCCGTCGTGGACGGCGCGCTGGCCTGGTTCGACTGTCGCGTGATCGATCGGCACCACACCGGCGATCGGGTCTTCCTGTGGCTCGAACCGGTGGCCGTGTCCCCCGCATCCAGCGCCGGCGCGCCCCTGGTCGAGCAGGACTTTTTCGCCGCACTTTCCCCCACCGAGCGCGACACGCTTCGACAGAACATGCAGGTCGACATCGCCCGGCTCACGCCGCTGCGCGCGGCTTGGCGCGACCGGCTGCGGACGAGCTTTGCCCTGGCGCAATGA